The following coding sequences lie in one Flagellimonas eckloniae genomic window:
- a CDS encoding carboxypeptidase-like regulatory domain-containing protein, protein MKRWLCNKMTIKYTRFFLVGLFISLSGFAQKDYKGIILDANTKEPIPYVNIAIVEDRLGTVSNEEGIFHLEMNPVDFKGKKIQFSCLGYETKEIHVESAEMIFNGYPRILMKPYVHALEGILLTDANGRFFNDEIGYRNYGNNIFGYWKEGTSLGAELATRIKAKKGLRKLKTFEFEVWHTNLDSLLVRINFYDVNRKKGGKPGVNLNKSRKNILFTITKNTKIAKIHLESFNIYTENDFIASLELLEVFGEGDIELMLAGTLNTPGSFRRYTSMGQWERLSHSMAYHISSDLFVEDGKYQRVENKAKRSESKKSYITGFVLEMGRPVANVKVSNTNTKAVVVTDANGRYKIEANRNDTLHFFKDGFKQAYKQVGNKPTLNANLYREAK, encoded by the coding sequence ATGAAACGCTGGTTATGCAATAAAATGACTATAAAATATACCCGTTTCTTTCTAGTTGGTCTTTTTATATCACTTAGTGGATTTGCACAAAAAGATTATAAAGGTATTATACTAGATGCCAATACTAAGGAACCCATTCCATATGTAAATATTGCGATTGTTGAAGATCGTCTAGGTACTGTGAGTAATGAAGAAGGAATATTTCATTTAGAAATGAATCCTGTGGACTTTAAGGGTAAAAAAATTCAATTTTCTTGCCTTGGCTACGAGACGAAGGAAATACATGTGGAATCAGCCGAAATGATATTCAACGGCTATCCTAGGATTTTGATGAAGCCATATGTTCATGCATTGGAAGGGATATTACTGACTGATGCCAATGGGAGGTTTTTTAATGATGAGATTGGGTATAGGAATTATGGTAACAATATTTTTGGATATTGGAAGGAAGGTACTAGTCTTGGTGCTGAACTTGCCACTCGTATCAAGGCGAAAAAAGGTCTACGAAAGCTAAAGACATTTGAATTTGAGGTTTGGCACACAAATTTGGACAGCCTTTTAGTAAGGATAAATTTCTATGACGTCAATAGAAAAAAGGGAGGTAAGCCTGGTGTAAATTTGAATAAGTCTAGAAAAAATATCCTTTTTACCATTACAAAGAACACCAAAATTGCTAAAATCCACCTAGAATCTTTTAATATTTACACAGAGAATGATTTTATAGCATCTCTAGAGTTATTAGAAGTCTTTGGAGAGGGCGATATAGAACTGATGTTGGCAGGAACTTTAAATACACCCGGATCTTTTAGAAGGTATACGAGCATGGGCCAATGGGAGAGACTCAGTCATTCCATGGCTTACCATATAAGTTCAGATCTATTTGTTGAAGATGGTAAGTATCAGAGAGTTGAAAATAAAGCCAAAAGGTCAGAGTCCAAAAAAAGTTATATAACTGGATTTGTATTGGAAATGGGAAGGCCGGTGGCCAATGTGAAAGTAAGTAATACCAATACCAAAGCTGTAGTTGTAACTGATGCAAATGGGAGATATAAAATTGAAGCCAATAGAAATGACACCCTCCATTTTTTCAAAGATGGATTTAAACAAGCATATAAACAAGTGGGGAATAAACCAACACTAAATGCAAATCTTTACAGGGAAGCTAAATGA
- a CDS encoding tetratricopeptide repeat protein, whose amino-acid sequence MRTLAIFLFSFLTFSLSFSQERKITGKITVGEKPLSEVIIKNLDTGLSSITDKNGKYTIIANKGEVLEYTETAMKTVIIRVEDVTRVLNLAMQYNATQLDEVVLVEDLKKRSPEKYLESQYLKNDKIIYTRYGYMDASVSPVNIQVISGKRLGLSGTCFLSLLESRFPNLIVQGDCARGAIVTTRRGIGFGNSNGFVSDAIGDNPNGVIFDVDGQIFREAPTWLFSTDIERIAFINGRSNASFYSVLGASAVIIINTIHSIPIGLNKGNVVLKDSKMIFSVLDKEQVRTNWPNYLKELHASSSYEQAKKVYDKLKDRHSGSAFFFLDAYRYFHDNWNEKEYADTIINDNIFRFQDNPVHLKALAYIYDGQNRFKMSNRIYKEVFILRPNYTQSYYDMANSYLNTNEPEKAISIYARYDYLLTEGFMQADVLGFSPIIKRDYENLIFLNDIDNAMVDDIENNLRGKTRVTFEWSDSEAEFEISFINAKKHFSKFTHNIADNADKVLRSKDYGYSIFERFLESSTTDDWTIYATYLGNKSLTPSYLKVTLFHNYGEKNQRREVQTFKLFIKNKTKELIRVKNNETLVMQ is encoded by the coding sequence ATGAGGACACTAGCCATATTCTTATTTTCTTTCCTTACTTTTTCCCTTAGTTTTTCACAAGAGAGAAAAATAACAGGCAAAATAACCGTTGGGGAGAAACCGTTATCAGAGGTGATTATTAAAAATTTAGATACGGGCCTGTCGTCTATTACTGATAAAAATGGGAAGTATACCATAATTGCAAATAAGGGTGAAGTTTTAGAATACACTGAAACTGCCATGAAGACAGTGATAATAAGGGTTGAAGATGTTACTAGGGTTTTAAATCTTGCCATGCAATACAATGCAACCCAATTGGATGAGGTGGTACTAGTTGAAGATTTAAAGAAAAGGTCACCTGAAAAGTATTTGGAAAGCCAGTATTTAAAAAATGATAAAATCATTTATACGAGATACGGTTACATGGATGCATCTGTGTCACCTGTCAATATTCAAGTAATATCTGGAAAACGATTGGGTCTTAGCGGAACGTGTTTTTTAAGTTTATTGGAATCAAGGTTCCCTAACTTGATTGTACAAGGCGATTGCGCCAGAGGAGCTATTGTAACTACTAGAAGAGGTATTGGTTTTGGAAATTCCAATGGATTTGTTTCTGACGCTATAGGTGACAACCCCAATGGTGTAATTTTTGATGTCGATGGGCAGATATTCCGCGAAGCACCAACATGGTTGTTCTCTACTGATATAGAACGTATAGCATTTATCAATGGAAGGTCAAATGCAAGCTTTTATAGTGTTCTTGGAGCTAGTGCTGTAATAATCATCAACACAATACATTCCATCCCTATCGGCCTTAACAAAGGCAATGTTGTTTTAAAGGACTCAAAAATGATATTTTCGGTATTGGATAAAGAACAAGTTCGTACAAATTGGCCAAACTATTTAAAGGAACTCCATGCATCATCGTCCTACGAACAAGCTAAAAAAGTTTATGACAAACTAAAAGACCGTCATTCGGGATCTGCATTCTTTTTTTTGGATGCCTATCGTTATTTCCATGATAATTGGAATGAGAAAGAATATGCCGATACAATTATTAATGACAATATTTTTAGATTTCAGGACAATCCAGTGCATCTAAAAGCCTTGGCGTATATCTACGATGGTCAAAATAGATTCAAAATGTCCAACAGAATTTATAAAGAAGTATTCATTCTAAGGCCAAACTATACCCAAAGCTATTATGATATGGCCAATAGCTATTTAAATACAAATGAGCCAGAAAAGGCAATTTCCATTTATGCACGATATGACTATTTACTGACAGAAGGATTTATGCAAGCCGATGTTCTTGGCTTTTCACCTATTATTAAAAGGGATTACGAAAACCTTATTTTTTTAAATGATATCGATAATGCCATGGTAGATGATATAGAAAATAATCTAAGGGGAAAAACAAGAGTGACCTTTGAGTGGAGTGATAGTGAAGCTGAATTTGAAATAAGTTTTATCAATGCTAAAAAACATTTTAGCAAGTTTACGCATAACATAGCCGATAATGCGGATAAGGTGCTACGCTCAAAAGATTATGGATACAGTATTTTTGAACGTTTTTTGGAGAGTTCCACAACTGATGACTGGACGATATATGCTACTTATTTAGGAAATAAAAGTTTGACTCCAAGCTATCTTAAAGTAACATTGTTTCATAATTACGGAGAAAAAAATCAAAGAAGAGAGGTACAGACTTTTAAACTATTCATAAAAAATAAGACCAAGGAATTAATTAGAGTAAAAAACAATGAAACGCTGGTTATGCAATAA
- a CDS encoding M24 family metallopeptidase has translation MKNSIRCFFLLLSPILVAQQILPESERARVVDEILEERFNTLLPELMDHTEIDMWIVISREYNEDPVLKTMLPATWLNARRRTILLFYRNKEKNTIDKLAVARYNVGKSIASAWDKEKEPNQWKRLMQLIEGRNPKKIGLNFSRDHNIADGLDKTDYDEFMANLPKAYRSKVISAEQLAVRWIETRTEREMITYNQLVDITHDIIAEAFSEKVITPGVTTTTEVEWWMRQKVTDLGLETWFHPTVDVQRTSEELVGHLYSFSGRPDDLIIQPGDLLHCDFGITYLRLNTDCQELAYVLKPNEKEAPMFLVNALKDGNRVQDFLTQNMVTGRTGNEILSKSLQEAKDEGLQPAIYTHPLGSYGHSAGTTIGMWDSQGGVMKDDGDSYPLNPNTVYAIELNTTVNIPEWKRDIRIMLEEAGFYGKDGFRYVNGRQTDLLLIPRIKEYLRD, from the coding sequence ATGAAAAATTCTATACGCTGTTTTTTCCTTCTTCTTTCCCCAATTTTAGTAGCACAACAAATTCTTCCAGAATCTGAGCGTGCGCGAGTTGTAGATGAAATTTTGGAAGAACGCTTCAACACCCTGCTTCCAGAATTGATGGATCATACCGAGATTGACATGTGGATTGTAATTTCACGAGAGTACAATGAAGACCCAGTGCTAAAAACAATGCTACCAGCCACTTGGTTGAACGCAAGACGAAGGACAATACTGCTCTTTTATCGAAATAAAGAGAAGAATACTATTGATAAACTGGCCGTAGCCCGGTACAATGTAGGCAAGAGTATAGCATCTGCATGGGATAAAGAAAAAGAACCCAATCAATGGAAAAGACTAATGCAACTTATTGAAGGGCGAAACCCGAAAAAGATTGGGCTCAATTTTTCCAGAGATCATAATATTGCCGATGGTTTGGATAAGACTGATTATGATGAGTTTATGGCAAATCTTCCCAAGGCATATCGTTCTAAGGTAATATCGGCGGAGCAATTGGCAGTCCGGTGGATTGAAACACGTACAGAACGGGAAATGATAACCTACAATCAGTTGGTAGATATTACCCACGATATTATTGCCGAAGCCTTTTCCGAAAAAGTAATTACCCCAGGCGTTACAACCACAACAGAAGTAGAGTGGTGGATGCGCCAAAAGGTGACGGATTTAGGGTTGGAAACCTGGTTTCATCCTACAGTGGATGTGCAACGCACAAGCGAAGAACTTGTTGGACATCTCTATTCATTCTCCGGTAGGCCAGATGATTTGATTATTCAGCCTGGTGATTTGCTGCATTGTGATTTCGGAATTACTTATTTACGGCTAAATACCGATTGTCAGGAACTGGCCTATGTGTTAAAACCCAACGAAAAAGAAGCACCAATGTTTTTAGTAAACGCATTGAAAGATGGGAACCGAGTCCAAGACTTTTTAACACAAAATATGGTTACTGGAAGAACAGGAAACGAAATTTTGTCCAAGTCCCTACAAGAAGCAAAAGATGAGGGCCTACAACCTGCAATTTATACCCATCCATTGGGAAGCTATGGACATTCAGCCGGAACAACAATTGGCATGTGGGATTCGCAAGGTGGGGTCATGAAAGATGATGGTGATAGCTATCCACTTAACCCAAATACAGTGTATGCAATAGAACTAAATACAACAGTCAACATACCGGAATGGAAAAGAGATATTCGGATTATGTTGGAAGAAGCTGGTTTCTACGGTAAAGACGGTTTTCGTTATGTAAATGGAAGGCAGACAGATTTGTTGTTGATTCCAAGAATTAAGGAATATTTAAGAGATTGA
- a CDS encoding VWA domain-containing protein, which translates to MKNLIILFIVSSTFQVTAQTNTITGVVTDTSNQPLPGVNVMVEGTSQGTQTDFDGKYSINAYQGQTLVFNYIGFKTSKIKIGISNIINVSMEEDIQALEEVIVVGYGTTKRKNMTASVTSVVPSKAQLKRQKQKAYHNSISQALQGQVAGVQLTNKNVTSNTAANIKIRGVGSIKRGKEPLYIVDGVPIHKMNNSVISNINPKEVEKVNVYKGAKARQLFGSSASNGCVVITTKNGNYQIQNDENYAHITENKFEHVSLSPLSTFSVDVDKASYSNVRRMINNGQQIPVDAVKVEEMINYFNYDYPQPTEHPFSINTEVVQTPWNMNTKLVRIGLQGKSYTDEELPPSNLTFLIDVSGSMGSANKLPLLKSAFKLLVNQLREKDKVAIVVYAGAAGEVLKPTRGNKKEEIINALENLESGGSTAGGAGIELAYKLAQKNFIKNGNNRVILATDGDFNVGPSSDKAMVELIEEKRKTGVFLSVLGFGMGNYKDSKMEKLADKGNGNHAYIDTMQEAQKVFGQEFGGTLYTIAKDVKIQVEFNPQAVKGYRLIGYENRLLDDEDFIDDTKDAGELGSGHTVTALYEVIPSGVDSPYLKEVHNLKYSDTIIKGNPDEFLTVKFRYKKPDGSVSTEINQVLENEMETISPDFSFAASVALFGLHLRKSQYINTTTLNDVIVLAENGMANDPQGYKAEFVRLVKSYMDSM; encoded by the coding sequence ATGAAAAATTTAATCATTCTTTTTATCGTATCCTCGACATTCCAAGTAACTGCACAAACAAATACTATTACTGGAGTGGTAACTGATACTAGCAACCAACCTTTACCTGGTGTAAACGTAATGGTTGAAGGTACTTCCCAAGGTACACAAACTGATTTTGATGGGAAGTACAGTATTAATGCCTATCAAGGACAGACATTGGTTTTTAACTATATCGGGTTTAAAACTTCAAAAATAAAAATTGGAATCAGCAACATTATAAATGTAAGTATGGAAGAGGATATACAGGCACTTGAGGAAGTAATTGTTGTTGGCTATGGAACTACTAAAAGGAAAAACATGACCGCTTCCGTAACTAGTGTAGTACCTTCTAAGGCGCAACTTAAAAGACAAAAACAAAAGGCTTATCACAATTCCATCTCACAAGCTTTACAAGGTCAGGTAGCTGGAGTGCAGTTAACAAACAAAAATGTCACTTCCAATACTGCAGCTAACATAAAAATTAGAGGTGTTGGTTCTATTAAGAGAGGCAAAGAACCATTATATATTGTTGATGGGGTGCCTATTCATAAAATGAACAATAGTGTTATTTCTAACATAAATCCAAAAGAAGTAGAAAAAGTAAATGTTTATAAAGGAGCAAAAGCCAGACAATTGTTTGGTTCTTCGGCAAGCAACGGATGTGTGGTAATAACGACCAAAAATGGAAATTATCAAATTCAGAATGACGAAAACTATGCCCACATAACCGAAAATAAGTTTGAACATGTTAGTCTAAGCCCTCTGTCAACATTTTCAGTTGATGTTGATAAGGCTTCCTATAGCAATGTTAGAAGAATGATCAACAATGGTCAGCAGATTCCTGTAGATGCAGTCAAAGTTGAAGAAATGATAAACTACTTCAATTATGATTACCCTCAACCTACAGAACATCCATTTTCAATCAACACTGAAGTTGTACAAACCCCTTGGAACATGAATACCAAATTGGTGCGGATAGGATTGCAGGGAAAATCATACACTGATGAAGAATTACCTCCTTCAAACCTAACTTTTTTAATAGATGTATCCGGTTCTATGGGAAGCGCCAATAAATTACCTTTATTAAAATCAGCTTTTAAGCTTTTGGTAAATCAGTTACGTGAAAAAGACAAAGTAGCTATTGTTGTTTATGCCGGTGCTGCTGGTGAGGTTTTAAAACCAACACGCGGCAACAAAAAGGAGGAAATAATAAATGCTTTGGAAAACCTGGAATCAGGAGGGTCAACTGCCGGCGGTGCAGGTATTGAACTTGCCTATAAACTGGCACAAAAGAACTTTATTAAAAATGGAAACAATCGTGTGATATTGGCTACGGATGGTGATTTCAATGTAGGTCCGTCAAGTGATAAGGCCATGGTTGAATTGATTGAGGAAAAAAGAAAAACAGGAGTATTCTTATCAGTTTTGGGTTTTGGAATGGGAAATTACAAAGATTCCAAAATGGAAAAACTTGCGGATAAGGGTAACGGCAACCATGCATACATTGATACTATGCAAGAGGCACAAAAGGTTTTCGGGCAAGAGTTTGGCGGGACATTATACACTATAGCCAAAGACGTGAAGATTCAGGTTGAGTTTAACCCACAAGCCGTCAAAGGATACAGATTGATAGGATATGAGAATAGATTGTTGGATGACGAAGATTTTATTGATGACACCAAAGATGCGGGGGAATTGGGGAGTGGCCATACGGTAACAGCACTATATGAGGTCATTCCATCTGGGGTGGATAGTCCTTACCTTAAAGAAGTACATAATTTAAAATATTCCGATACAATTATTAAAGGGAATCCAGATGAATTCTTAACGGTAAAATTCAGATATAAAAAACCTGATGGCTCCGTAAGCACTGAGATAAATCAAGTATTGGAAAATGAAATGGAAACCATTTCTCCTGACTTCAGTTTTGCAGCATCAGTTGCGCTGTTTGGGCTTCATTTAAGGAAATCTCAATATATAAACACTACTACTTTGAATGATGTAATCGTTTTAGCCGAAAATGGAATGGCAAATGACCCACAAGGATATAAAGCGGAGTTTGTACGGCTCGTAAAATCGTATATGGACAGTATGTAA
- a CDS encoding AMP-binding protein, which produces MNPTWHNIHPHFKLNGIHYSIDELPEIGYSLIKEGKPFEGLIGDFLLDWISESPTLEVLTSGSTGKPKKIVLKKEHMVNSAMATGSHFNMDSGKKALLCLPCSGIAGKMMLVRAMVLGWELDYMEPSSEPLANTTKVYDFSAMVPLQAEKSLEKLSQIKTLIIGGASISSNLKEKLYSIPSNIFETYGMTETITHIAVKRIDDSSVRSSGVETYFNTLPNIKVSTDERGCLVIDAPTIANAKVVTNDIVELIDETHFKWLGRYDSIINSGGVKLIPEQIEEKLSKIIMSRFFIAGIPDEALGQKLVLLVEVENLDKEELLQKIKALDSITRYEVPKEIYAISSFVETKSNKVNRSKTMETLFG; this is translated from the coding sequence ATGAATCCGACCTGGCATAATATTCATCCACATTTTAAACTGAATGGAATCCATTACAGTATTGATGAGCTACCGGAAATTGGATATAGTCTTATAAAAGAAGGCAAACCATTTGAAGGTTTAATAGGTGACTTTTTATTGGATTGGATAAGTGAATCTCCAACTTTGGAAGTTCTTACCTCTGGTTCAACAGGAAAACCAAAGAAAATCGTGCTCAAAAAAGAGCATATGGTCAATTCGGCAATGGCCACCGGAAGCCATTTTAATATGGATTCTGGAAAGAAAGCATTGCTCTGTTTGCCATGTTCAGGAATTGCAGGAAAAATGATGTTGGTACGTGCTATGGTTTTGGGTTGGGAATTGGACTATATGGAACCATCTTCAGAACCTTTGGCGAATACTACTAAAGTATATGACTTTTCTGCAATGGTACCTCTCCAAGCAGAAAAATCCTTGGAAAAACTGTCTCAAATAAAAACACTGATCATAGGTGGTGCTTCAATCTCGTCTAATTTAAAAGAAAAGCTATACTCCATTCCAAGCAATATATTTGAAACGTATGGAATGACTGAGACCATTACCCATATTGCAGTAAAACGAATTGATGATAGCTCTGTCAGGTCGAGCGGAGTCGAGACCTACTTCAATACACTGCCTAACATAAAAGTTTCAACAGATGAAAGAGGTTGCTTAGTTATAGATGCGCCTACCATTGCCAATGCAAAGGTGGTAACCAATGATATAGTTGAACTTATTGATGAAACCCATTTTAAATGGCTGGGGAGATATGACTCGATCATAAATTCTGGAGGAGTAAAACTTATCCCAGAACAAATAGAGGAAAAATTATCTAAAATCATCATGTCCCGTTTTTTTATAGCAGGTATTCCAGATGAAGCGTTAGGGCAGAAATTAGTTTTATTGGTAGAAGTTGAAAATTTGGACAAGGAAGAACTACTACAAAAAATTAAAGCATTGGATTCAATAACTAGGTATGAGGTTCCAAAAGAAATATATGCCATATCATCTTTTGTTGAAACTAAAAGCAACAAGGTAAATCGTTCCAAAACAATGGAAACCTTATTTGGATAA
- a CDS encoding CPBP family intramembrane glutamic endopeptidase produces the protein MYIEQGYKGDIGIWKYFIIPSCFIGFMALNYIATINSPINVEDAMQQMIDQLGSNIVLIILLAPLAVGLFIVLGWTYIVHRQSITSLTTSRKKIDWKRIFFAFGLWGGVTILLTLIDVYFSPEDYVFNFNMSKFIPLAIIAILLIPMQTSFEEYLFRGHMMQGLGILAKNRWVPLVVTSVLFGLMHIANPEVEKLGYGIMIYYIGTGFFLGILTLMDEGLELALGFHAANNLITALLVTADWTAFQTDSIYRDISEPILGWDVLIPVFVVFPILLFFFSKKYGWKNWNEKLFGKVLSKDEFVALSANESDLA, from the coding sequence ATGTACATAGAACAAGGGTATAAAGGAGACATAGGAATTTGGAAATACTTTATTATTCCGAGCTGTTTTATTGGCTTTATGGCACTTAATTATATAGCTACAATAAATTCTCCGATTAATGTTGAGGATGCCATGCAGCAAATGATTGACCAACTGGGCTCCAATATAGTTTTGATAATTCTATTGGCTCCATTGGCGGTCGGCCTGTTTATAGTTTTAGGTTGGACATACATTGTCCATAGACAATCCATTACGTCATTGACAACATCCAGAAAAAAGATTGATTGGAAACGAATTTTCTTTGCCTTTGGGCTATGGGGAGGTGTAACCATTTTGCTAACGCTAATAGACGTTTACTTTTCTCCTGAAGATTATGTTTTCAATTTTAATATGTCCAAATTTATACCCCTGGCCATTATTGCAATCCTTTTGATTCCTATGCAAACTAGTTTTGAAGAGTATCTTTTTAGGGGGCATATGATGCAAGGATTGGGAATTCTCGCTAAAAATAGATGGGTACCCTTGGTGGTGACTTCAGTTTTGTTTGGGCTGATGCACATTGCAAACCCCGAAGTGGAAAAACTCGGTTATGGCATTATGATCTATTATATAGGAACTGGTTTTTTCTTAGGAATATTGACTTTAATGGATGAAGGGTTGGAATTGGCACTTGGTTTTCACGCCGCTAATAATTTGATAACCGCACTTTTGGTTACTGCGGATTGGACAGCTTTCCAAACAGATTCTATCTATCGAGATATTTCTGAACCTATTTTAGGTTGGGATGTTTTAATCCCCGTTTTTGTTGTCTTTCCAATTCTATTGTTCTTTTTTTCTAAAAAATACGGTTGGAAGAATTGGAATGAAAAATTGTTTGGTAAAGTACTGAGCAAGGATGAATTTGTAGCCCTTTCTGCGAATGAATCCGACCTGGCATAA
- a CDS encoding o-succinylbenzoate synthase, which produces MKATYKKYILNFKIPSGTSRGVMTEKETWFLILEDDTNFGLGECGILKGLSCDDVPNYESKLSWVCANIGLGKTALLKELKEFPSIQFGIEQAFLSLNSDNPFELFPSEFTRNESPISINGLIWMGNEAFMLKQLKQKLTDGFDCIKMKIGAIDFKKEIAILKTIRSNFTKEEIELRVDANGAFSKEDALEKLHQLSEYQIHSIEQPVKPKQWDLMAELCKETPLSIALDEELIGIYDVTEKERLLQTIQPQYIILKPSLVGGFSGSQEWIGLAKKHNIDWWVTSALESNVGLNAISQWTYTLNTIMPQGLGTGSLYTNNIDSPLEVTNGKLYYRKGKNWKTNLIEHLCT; this is translated from the coding sequence ATGAAGGCTACCTATAAAAAGTACATTCTTAATTTCAAAATACCTAGCGGAACATCACGCGGTGTAATGACCGAAAAGGAAACGTGGTTTCTTATTCTTGAAGATGATACTAATTTCGGATTAGGTGAATGTGGTATTCTAAAAGGTTTAAGTTGTGATGATGTTCCCAACTATGAATCCAAGCTTTCTTGGGTCTGTGCAAATATTGGGCTGGGCAAGACAGCATTATTGAAGGAACTAAAAGAATTTCCATCCATTCAATTTGGTATAGAGCAGGCTTTTTTGTCTTTAAATTCAGATAACCCATTTGAATTGTTTCCTTCGGAATTTACCAGGAATGAATCGCCCATTTCAATAAATGGCTTAATTTGGATGGGCAACGAAGCATTTATGCTCAAACAATTGAAACAGAAATTGACAGATGGTTTTGATTGTATTAAAATGAAAATCGGTGCTATTGATTTTAAAAAAGAAATAGCCATTCTAAAAACGATTCGCTCCAATTTCACTAAAGAGGAAATAGAGCTACGTGTTGATGCAAATGGTGCTTTTTCTAAAGAGGATGCATTGGAAAAATTACATCAATTATCAGAATATCAAATACACTCCATTGAGCAACCCGTTAAACCCAAACAATGGGATCTAATGGCGGAATTGTGCAAAGAGACCCCATTATCAATTGCTTTGGACGAGGAATTAATTGGTATTTATGATGTAACGGAAAAGGAGAGATTGCTACAAACAATCCAACCACAATACATTATTTTAAAACCAAGTTTGGTTGGAGGTTTTAGTGGCTCGCAAGAATGGATAGGTTTGGCAAAAAAGCATAATATAGATTGGTGGGTGACCAGTGCTTTGGAAAGCAATGTGGGGCTTAACGCCATTTCGCAATGGACATACACGTTGAATACCATTATGCCACAAGGCCTTGGAACTGGTAGTTTATATACAAACAATATTGATAGCCCGTTAGAAGTTACCAATGGAAAACTTTACTATCGAAAAGGGAAAAACTGGAAGACTAATTTAATAGAACATTTATGTACATAG